A stretch of Pyrenophora tritici-repentis strain M4 chromosome 7, whole genome shotgun sequence DNA encodes these proteins:
- a CDS encoding HET domain containing protein: MADNTAELALSGTSAAPRDADIGYIGDNLFRLSLTRENKAEIFEYGMSKLDQGQPEAELMLRNLTTWCPDVVGQFSPRSSETILDTPFRLIFPNHHKHGFDNGLYVRQYLAISYCWHVDDFPYPQYTPHDHWPFSKPIVDAILRAKGHPREGIWIDQICIDQNDSVDKQRSVAAMDVIYRSCRRLLILLEDVELTNAEARLSEVYNLHTTASDRSWLPGHEARAEFLSFYKKVNKARWWTRAWCLHEFNTNEPWTDRRQCDLLRNAMFIMNGPGDSTVKMEWINLQLIMSAALDLLPIEAKFGSMYFQGWTIFTGFINQDASRVGDDNTIWRPSIMSGHNGVAQKGCQNPADRISIMLNMGERALAYTGEALNRKEEVLYLSALLALAAGETYPLSMMDSRPLNLNGRDSWLSQSIASGETVIPRFRLGGVQGIHQISKQKIELDLIFFDRPLITVNDEDHFPPTYNVFPGIIPITYPEMHVTEDVPESQSAYSPKTQSASDNDQYRRRFLAACILNGHDFTARLWEQLKREVVKPNYNQGAHKDLAPNQALRIPAQRLLEELGAPITENTPTPSVFNAEEATFFLTWVTDPRSMYYVSFTLPLRVQCTIDGRQAMMTSIFRNENYNSGPLEDLRIAIPTDLVNVGCIPLRFWILRPVNDDNNIVRWKIAAKAMLLGEPDLMEELRLNGDKEDAAVTIKRLIVEG, encoded by the coding sequence ATGGCTGATAACACAGCAGAGCTGGCACTTTCGGGGACCTCTGCCGCTCCCAGGGATGCAGACATTGGGTACATTGGCGACAACCTCTTCCGGCTAAGCTTGACCAGGGAAAACAAGGCGGAGATATTTGAATATGGCATGTCCAAGCTTGACCAGGGACAGCCTGAAGCAGAACTGATGCTTCGAAACCTCACGACGTGGTGTCCCGATGTTGTCGGTCAGTTTTCTCCACGCTCATCTGAGACTATCTTAGATACGCCATTTCGCCTCATCTTCCCCAATCATCATAAGCATGGATTCGATAACGGCCTCTATGTACGTCAGTACCTGGCAATCTCTTATTGCTGGCATGTGGACGACTTTCCGTACCCACAGTACACGCCCCACGACCACTGGCCATTCAGCAAACCTATTGTGGATGCTATTCTACGTGCAAAGGGGCATCCTCGCGAAGGCATATGGATTGACCAGATCTGTATTGATCAAAATGATTCTGTTGATAAGCAGAGATCAGTTGCGGCTATGGATGTTATATATCGTTCTTGCAGGCGGTTACTCATTCTGCTAGAAGATGTGGAGCTTACAAATGCAGAGGCGCGCTTGAGTGAAGTATACAATCTGCACACAACAGCTTCAGATAGGAGCTGGCTACCTGGACATGAAGCAAGAGCAGAATTTTTATCTTTTTACAAAAAGGTCAACAAAGCGCGATGGTGGACTCGCGCTTGGTGTTTACATGAGTTCAACACAAACGAGCCCTGGACCGACCGGAGACAGTGTGATCTTCTCCGGAACGCCATGTTTATCATGAACGGTCCAGGTGATTCAACAGTGAAGATGGAATGGATTAACCTGCAGCTCATAATGTCTGCTGCACTGGACCTGCTGCCGATCGAGGCAAAGTTTGGGTCCATGTATTTCCAAGGCTGGACGATTTTCACGGGCTTCATCAATCAGGATGCTTCTCGAGTGGGAGATGACAACACTATATGGAGGCCGAGCATCATGTCTGGTCACAATGGTGTCGCACAGAAAGGATGCCAGAACCCCGCCGATCGTATCAGTATCATGCTCAACATGGGCGAGCGTGCTCTGGCATACACCGGTGAAGCATTGAATAGAAAAGAGGAGGTCCTGTATCTCAGTGCGCTTCTGGCACTCGCTGCAGGAGAAACGTATCCATTGAGTATGATGGACAGCAGACCGCTCAATCTGAACGGAAGAGATTCATGGCTTTCACAAAGCATCGCATCGGGAGAGACAGTGATCCCTAGATTCCGATTAGGAGGCGTTCAAGGGATCCATCAAATATCGAAGCAGAAAATCGAGCTCGATTTAATCTTCTTCGACAGACCCTTGATAACAGTAAACGACGAAGACCACTTTCCGCCCACTTACAACGTGTTCCCTGGCATCATACCGATTACCTACCCAGAAATGCATGTGACTGAAGATGTACCAGAGAGCCAATCAGCATATTCGCCAAAGACTCAATCGGCCAGCGATAACGACCAGTACCGACGACGATTTCTCGCTGCTTGTATTTTGAACGGTCACGACTTTACAGCCAGGCTATGGGAGCAGCTGAAACGCGAAGTCGTGAAGCCCAACTACAACCAGGGTGCACACAAGGACCTTGCGCCTAACCAGGCATTGCGGATACCGGCGCAGAGACTACTTGAGGAACTTGGCGCACCCATAACCGAGAACACCCCAACGCCCTCAGTCTTCAATGCGGAAGAAGCAACATTCTTCCTAACATGGGTCACAGATCCACGATCCATGTATTACGTCAGCTTTACTCTGCCACTTCGCGTACAATGCACTATCGATGGTCGTCAAGCGATGATGACATCTATATTCAGAAACGAGAATTACAATAGTGGTCCGTTAGAGGATCTTCGCATAGCGATACCGACAGATCTGGTCAACGTAGGCTGCATCCCGCTAAGGTTTTGGATCCTTCGGCCGGTGAATGATGACAATAACATCGTGAGATGGAAAATTGCGGCGAAAGCGATGTTACTTGGTGAGCCAGATTTGATGGAAGAGCTAAGGCTCAATGGCGACAAAGAGGATGCCGCCGTTACAATAAAGAGGTTGATTGTGGAAGgctga